AGTGAAGAAAATGAAGCCGGAGAAATTCAAGTGAAAGGTCCAACGGTCTTTAAGGAGTACTGGAACCGCCCAGAATATACCGCCAATTCCTTTACCGAAGATGGCTGGTTCCAAACAGGCGATATTGCCATCCTAGAAGAAGGGAGCTACCGCATTATGGGCCGAAAATCTATCGATATTATTAAGTCTGGAGGATATAAGATTTCTGCCCTAGAATTAGAGGAAATTATGAGGGAACACCCTCTGGTAAAAGATTGTGCCGTCCTAGGCCTCGATAATATCGAATGGGGCGAAATTGTAGCCGCCGCAGTCATCCCCAATACCCAAGATGCCGAAACCCTAGAACCCCTGCTCAACGAATGGCTGCGCCAAAAACTACCCGCCTATAAGCTGGTCCGCCGCTTCTTACTCCTCCAAGAACTTCCCCGAAATACTATGGGTAAGGTCAATAAACCTAGCCTGAAAAAGATGTTTGAAGATCCCAATAACCAACACTAAAATAGGAAGACTTTTGTTAGACCAACTACTATCTGTACCAAAATAGTCGGCCACAAATTGTAAAAGCCGCAAAAAGCACTTATATTCATTGGTCCAAAAAAAAGTACAATTACCCTAGTTGACTATATACGCTTATGAAACCGAAATTACAACCAGAAATCCTCGAAGGCCTAAAGTTCGCCGATTATCGCAAACTTTTCTATAAAGAGCTCAAACGCATGAAAGCCGGCTTCCCCGAAGGAGAACAAACCGAATACCTCATGCTCAGCGAATTTGAATTTGCCGATCTAAAAGGGAAAAAAATCCCCTTTATCGTTGTCGGTACGCTAGGCGGTAGCTGGGGCAAGTTCTATAAAACAGAAGCGAAAAAACGCCCCAATAAAGATTTTAGCAAAGGGAAAGTCTCTTTTGGTGCCACAGAAGGAGGATTGCAAAGTTTCCACTTCGAACTCAATGACGGTAAACTGACCGCCAAACATATCAAAATTGCCGAAAAGGTCCTCTTCAAAAAGGTAAAGCTTAGCCCACAGTTAAGCGAAAATGTTGGAGCAGGAGAAGCCCTAGCCGCTGCCGGCGCTGGCGCCGCCGCCGCCAAAATGCAAAAGGCTAAGGAAGCCCTAGAGGGCCAAGGAAAAACCCTCAAAGAAGGCTTACTCAAACTCAAAGGAGAGTTCCTACAAGTAAAAAAAGAAGTGCTGCCCAAGTTTAAAGCGGGCAAAGCAGGCAATAAAGCCATCAAACAACTTAAAGCCGCTCAAGCCGCTTTCCAAACCTTCAAAAAGGATTATGAGGGCGCACACAAAAAAGTACAAGCCGGATTTAGCACAGCCTTCCAACAACTAGAAGGCCAAGCCAAAGAAATGGCCAAATTAGCCCTAGCCGTCAAAAAGAATAAAAAGTCTTTGGCCCAAGAATTAGCCGAAGCCTACTTTATGAAGAAGGAAAAACGAGCCGCTACCGAAAAAGAAGTGGCCATTATGCAACAAAGTCTCAAAAATGCTATCGCCTACCGCAAATTAGATAGCCAAGACGATCGCGCCCTACAACTTAAGGCCATCTACCTGACGGCCCAACATGTAGGCCCCTTCTTCACCGGAGAAAATACAGACCTCGTCTACCAAAAAATGCAAGCTTAATCGCATGAAGCACTAGCCATATACAGAGGCTGCCGACAATCTGTCGGCAGCCTCTGTTTTTTTCTCTACCTCTACCCCAAAAAACAATCTCTCTATACCACTGTTTCTCCCCTAAATGGGATTTCCCCAAAAAAGAGAAGTATCTTCCTCTAGTTTTTGTATCTTTTCCCCTAAATATTAAATTTTTTGTATATGAGCAGTGCAGATAAAAACCTATCCGATTACCGCCCCGAGGAAATCCCCTCGGCCAAAAATTTCAGCTTCGGTATTGTAACCGCTGCCTGGAACCAAGATATTACCGGCGCTCTTTATGAGGGCTGCAAAAATACACTCCTCGAGCATGGCTGCTCCGAAGAGCAAATTCACTCGGTTTGGGTGCCCGGCACTTTTGAGCTGCCCACTGCCGCCCGCCTACTCGCCCAAAGCAAAAAAGTAGATGCCGTCATCTGCCTCGGCTGCGTGATTAAAGGAGAAACCTCGCATAATGAGTACATTAACCAGTCGGTAGCTATGGTCCTACAACAACTCTCTATCGCCTCAGCCAAACCCTTCATCTTTGGGGTCCTTACCCCCAATAGTATGCAACAAGCCCTCGATAGAGCCGGCGGACAACATGGCAATAAGGGCGTAGAAGCCGCAGTAACCGCTATCCAAATGGCCGAACTGCGCAAGACGCTGAGCAGCCCCGAAAAGCAAATTGGATTTTCCTTTGGACTATAAACAAATATTCTCATGAGCTTAAAAATGACCGTCCGTGTAATCGATACGGGCTTTTTCAAATTAGATGGAGGCGCCATGTTTGGCGTGGTGCCCAAAACACTTTGGCAACGCCTAGAAGAACCCGATGAAGATAATCTCTGTACCTGGGCGATGCGATGCCTCTTGGTCCAAACCGAACATGGCCGAAATATCCTGATCGATACCGGCATCGGAACCAAACAATCCGAGAAGTTTTTCTCGCACTTTAAGTTGCATGGCCAAGCCTCTCTCTATAGCTCGCTCGCTATGCACGGCCTGACCCCCTACGATATTACCGATGTCCTCCTCACGTATTTGCATTTCGACCATGTCGGCGGCGCCGTCAAACATGATGTAGACGGCAATCCCGTCCTCAGCTTCCCTAATGCCACCTATTGGTGCAGCGATAAACAATGGGAGGAGGCCACTATGCCCAACCCCAGAGAACAGGCCTCTTTCTTACTCGATAACCTTTTGCCCCTAGAGTCTTCAGGACAACTCAAGTTTATCGAGGCGGGCCCCTACGACGCACAAACCCGCTGGTTTAGCAATTTTAATCTCCTCTTCGCCTATGGCCATACCAACGGCATGATTCTGCCCTACCTGATGGTCGATGGCAAAAAGGTGGTCTATTGCGCCGACCTCATTCCCTCGCCCAGCCATATCCGAATTCCCTATGTCATGGCTTACGATATGCGCCCAGAACAAACCCTCATCGAAAAGGCTTACTTCCTAGAACGTGCCCTGGCCGAAGAATGGATCCTGGTCTTCGAACACGCTAAGTCCGTAGAAGCCGCTACCGTCAAAAGAGATGAACGCGGCCGCATCGTCATCGATAAAGTGGATACACTCGATGCCTTCCTGGGCCAAGATGATATTTTTGCCTAGCCTGTTTTGGGGCCTCCGCTGCGGCTTCGCCTTGCGGCGCTACGTTTCGCAGCTCGCTATTCGCTCGGCCCTTCGGCGCAAAGCGCCTCGGTCTGGCCTGCGGCCACTGCTGCACATCGCTAGGCCAATAAGGCGGCTGAGGGGCATCTAGCCCCTCAGCCGCCTTCCTAATGAATACTATATTTAAATTAACCTAATGAAAGAGCAAATCTTAGAGCGCTTTCTGCGCTATGTGAAAATCGATTCTATGTCAGAGTTTGGCGTAGACAAAATTCCCAGTACCGAAAAACAATGGGATATGGCCAAAGTCCTAGAGGCCGAACTAAAAGCTATGGGCATGCAAGAGGTAGAATTAGACGAACATTGCTACCTCATGGCTACTCTGCCCAGCAATAGCCAAAAAGATATTCCCACAATCGGCTTTGTAGCCCATATTGATAGCTCTCCCGATTTTATCTCGGATGATGTCCGCCCCAAAGTATGGCCCAATTATCAAGGCCAAAGCCTTGCTCTAGACGAAGAAGCAGGCATTTTCCTCTCTCCCGAAGAGTTTCCCGAAATGCTTAAGTATAAGGGCCAAACCCTAATTACTACTAGCGGAAATACGCTCCTCTCTGCCGATGATAAGGCTGGTGTGACCGAAATTATGTCGGCCATGGATTATCTCATCCAACATCCCGAAATCGAACATGGTAAAATCCGTATCTGCTTTACCCCAGATGAAGAGGTGGGCCGAGGCGCCGACCTTTTTGATGTGGAGAAGTTTGGCGCCGATTGGGCCTATACTATGGACGGCTCTGAAGTAGGCGAATTAGAATACGAAAACTTTAATGCCGCCTACGCTAAGGTGACGGTCCAAGGTAAAAGCGTACACCCTGGCTACGCCAAAGGCAAAATGGTCAACTCTCACTACCTAGCCGCCCAGTTTATGCTGAGCCTCCCCCTAGAGGAAACACCAGAACATACCGAAGGCTATGAGGGCTTTTATCACCTCAATAGTATGCAGGCTTCTGTAGACCAAGCCGAAATGCTCTATATTATTAGAGACCATGACCGCCAAAAGTTTGAGGACCGCAAGCAGTTCTTCGAGCAGAAGGTGGCCGACTTTAATCAAAAGCATAACAACTGCCTGAGCCTCGAAATAAAGGACCAGTATTATAATATGCGCGAGAAGATTGAACCTCTTATGCATATTGTGGATTTGGCCGAGGCCGCTATGAAGGACCTCAATATCACCCCGCTGATTAAACCTATCCGTGGTGGTACCGATGGCTCTCGCCTTTCTTATATGGGCCTGCCTTGCCCCAATATTTTTGCCGGCGGAATGAATTTCCATGGCCGCTATGAGTATGTGGCCCTAGAATCTATGGAGCTCGCTACTCAACTTATTGTTCGCATCGCAGAACGCCTAGCCGAAGAGGCCTAAGCCTTTCTCGCTATCCCCAAAAAGGGCTGTCGGCATCGCCGACAGCCCTTTTTGTTTGGCCCTAGATCTAAGATACGGTTCTGCATCTGCAGAATAGGGCGTAAAGGTATTGATGGGGTGTTTTGCATCTGCAGAATAGGGCGTAAAGGTATTGATGGGGTGTTTTGCATCTGCAGAATAGGTCGTAAAGGTATTGATGGGGTGTTCTGCATCTGCAGAATAGGTCGTAAAGGTATTGATGGGGTGTTCTGCATCTGCAGAATAGGTCGTAAAGGTATTGATGGGGTGTTTTGCATCTGCAGAATAGGTCGTAAAGGTATTGATGGGGTGTTCTGCATCTGCAGAATAGGTCGTAAAGGTTTTGATAAGGTGTTTTGCATCTGCAGAATAGGGCATAAAGGTTTTGATGGGGTGTTCTGCATCTGCAGAATAGGGCATAAAGGTTTTGATGAGGTGTTCTGCATCTGCAGAATAGGGCATAAAGGTTTTGATGGGGTGTTCTGCATCTGCAGAATAGGGCATAAAAGTTTTGATGAGGTGTTTGATCTCTGTCAAATAGGGCATAAAGGTTTTGATGGGGTGTTTGATCTCTGTCAAATAGGGCATAAAGGTTTTGATGGGGTGTTCTGCATCTGCAGAATAGGGCGTAAAGGTATTGATGAGGTGTTTGATCTCTGTCAAATAGGGCGTAAAAGTTTTGATGGGGTGGGATTTCTGTCAATGCTTATAGCCCTGGGCTGAAGCCCAGGGTTATTGCCTGAGCGAACTGACTGACTAAAGTCCTTGTTCGCTTTTCTAACTCCTGAGGCTATTCAGAAAACAAGAAAATGAACCCAAGCCCTAGCAGCAAAGAAGGGCTTTAGCCCGCTCTTTACATAGCCCCACAACCATGGGCCCAAAACTACCCAGCCGACAAAAGAAAAAAAATGGATGAGCGGTAAAGGCCAAGCAATACCAACTGTTGTCTGCCTGTAGGTTTCAACCTACAGGACCATATAGCAGGCGGCGCAGCCGCCATGGCCGAAGGCCAAACGGCCTAGCGATGTGCAAGGGTGGCCGTAGGCCAGACCGAGCCAGCGAAGCTGGCGAAGGGCCGAGCAGACCTGCGAGCCCTGAAACGTAGCGCCGCAAGGCGAAGCCGCAGCGGAGGCCCAAAAAAAATCCCCTTCTGTAGCAACTACAGAAGGGGAAAAAAGGAAACTACCCTAAGTACTAGTCTTGTAGGATAATTTTTTGGCCCAACTGCTCGCTAGGCAATTGGATTTGGAGGTAGTAGGCGCCAGCGGCAAACTCACTAAAGTCGAGTTGAATATTTTGCTCGATGAGCTCGCCATAGCTTTGCTGCCAGACCATTTGGCCCAAGCTATTGTATAACGCTAGGCGGACATCCTGAGCGGCT
This genomic interval from Saprospira grandis contains the following:
- a CDS encoding MBL fold metallo-hydrolase; this translates as MSLKMTVRVIDTGFFKLDGGAMFGVVPKTLWQRLEEPDEDNLCTWAMRCLLVQTEHGRNILIDTGIGTKQSEKFFSHFKLHGQASLYSSLAMHGLTPYDITDVLLTYLHFDHVGGAVKHDVDGNPVLSFPNATYWCSDKQWEEATMPNPREQASFLLDNLLPLESSGQLKFIEAGPYDAQTRWFSNFNLLFAYGHTNGMILPYLMVDGKKVVYCADLIPSPSHIRIPYVMAYDMRPEQTLIEKAYFLERALAEEWILVFEHAKSVEAATVKRDERGRIVIDKVDTLDAFLGQDDIFA
- the ribH gene encoding 6,7-dimethyl-8-ribityllumazine synthase, which gives rise to MSSADKNLSDYRPEEIPSAKNFSFGIVTAAWNQDITGALYEGCKNTLLEHGCSEEQIHSVWVPGTFELPTAARLLAQSKKVDAVICLGCVIKGETSHNEYINQSVAMVLQQLSIASAKPFIFGVLTPNSMQQALDRAGGQHGNKGVEAAVTAIQMAELRKTLSSPEKQIGFSFGL
- the pepT gene encoding peptidase T, with product MKEQILERFLRYVKIDSMSEFGVDKIPSTEKQWDMAKVLEAELKAMGMQEVELDEHCYLMATLPSNSQKDIPTIGFVAHIDSSPDFISDDVRPKVWPNYQGQSLALDEEAGIFLSPEEFPEMLKYKGQTLITTSGNTLLSADDKAGVTEIMSAMDYLIQHPEIEHGKIRICFTPDEEVGRGADLFDVEKFGADWAYTMDGSEVGELEYENFNAAYAKVTVQGKSVHPGYAKGKMVNSHYLAAQFMLSLPLEETPEHTEGYEGFYHLNSMQASVDQAEMLYIIRDHDRQKFEDRKQFFEQKVADFNQKHNNCLSLEIKDQYYNMREKIEPLMHIVDLAEAAMKDLNITPLIKPIRGGTDGSRLSYMGLPCPNIFAGGMNFHGRYEYVALESMELATQLIVRIAERLAEEA